Proteins encoded by one window of Enterococcus saccharolyticus subsp. saccharolyticus:
- a CDS encoding phosphoglycerate kinase, translated as MAKKTVQDIDLKGKKVLVRVDFNVPLKDGVITDDTRIKAALPTINYVLDQGGKAILFSHLGRVKTEEDKAGKSLAPVADRLGELLGKEVTFVPETRGEALEAAINNLEDGGVVVFENTRFEDVDGKKESKNDSELGKYWASLGDVFVNDAFGTAHRAHASNVGIASTGIPTVAGFLMEKEIKFIGEAVEEPKRPMVAILGGAKVSDKIGVIENLIPKADKILIGGGMTYTFYRAKGIEIGKSLVEADKVDLAKELIEKAGDKLVLPVDSVTAAEFSNDVPTEIHEGAVPEDQMGLDIGPKSVELFSDILKDAKTVVWNGPMGVFEMSNFAKGTIGVCEAIANLEDATTIIGGGDSAAAAEQLGFADKFTHISTGGGASLELLEGKELPGLAAINDK; from the coding sequence ATGGCTAAAAAGACTGTACAAGATATTGATTTAAAAGGTAAAAAAGTTCTTGTCCGTGTTGACTTCAACGTTCCATTGAAAGATGGCGTAATTACTGATGATACACGTATCAAAGCAGCTTTACCAACAATCAACTATGTATTAGACCAAGGTGGAAAAGCAATTCTATTTTCTCACTTAGGACGTGTAAAAACAGAAGAAGATAAAGCTGGTAAATCTTTAGCACCTGTTGCAGATCGTTTAGGCGAATTACTTGGCAAAGAAGTAACATTCGTTCCTGAAACTCGTGGTGAAGCATTGGAAGCTGCAATCAACAACTTAGAAGACGGTGGCGTAGTTGTCTTTGAAAACACACGTTTTGAAGATGTAGATGGTAAAAAAGAAAGCAAAAATGATTCTGAATTAGGTAAATACTGGGCATCATTAGGTGACGTATTTGTAAACGATGCGTTTGGTACAGCTCACCGTGCACATGCTTCTAACGTAGGAATCGCTTCAACAGGAATTCCAACAGTAGCTGGATTCTTAATGGAAAAAGAAATCAAATTTATCGGTGAAGCAGTTGAAGAACCTAAACGCCCAATGGTGGCAATTTTAGGTGGCGCAAAAGTTTCAGATAAAATTGGTGTTATCGAAAACTTAATTCCTAAAGCAGATAAAATTCTTATCGGTGGTGGAATGACGTATACATTCTATCGCGCTAAAGGAATTGAAATCGGTAAATCATTAGTTGAAGCAGATAAAGTTGATTTAGCAAAAGAATTAATTGAAAAAGCTGGCGATAAATTAGTATTACCAGTTGATTCAGTAACTGCTGCTGAATTTTCTAACGATGTACCTACTGAAATTCATGAAGGTGCAGTACCAGAAGATCAAATGGGCTTAGATATTGGTCCTAAATCAGTTGAATTATTTAGCGATATCTTAAAAGATGCAAAAACAGTTGTTTGGAACGGTCCTATGGGTGTGTTTGAAATGTCTAATTTTGCTAAAGGAACAATTGGTGTTTGTGAAGCAATTGCGAACCTAGAAGATGCTACAACAATTATCGGTGGAGGAGATTCTGCAGCAGCAGCTGAACAATTAGGCTTTGCAGATAAATTTACTCATATCTCTACTGGTGGTGGCGCAAGCTTAGAATTATTAGAAGGTAAAGAATTACCTGGCTTGGCAGCAATCAACGATAAATAA
- the gap gene encoding type I glyceraldehyde-3-phosphate dehydrogenase, which produces MTVKVGINGFGRIGRLAFRRIQDVEGIEVVAINDLTDAKMLAHLLKYDTTQGRFNGTVEVHEGSFDVNGKEVKVLANRNPEELPWGDLGVDIVLECTGFFTSKTAAEKHLAAGAKRVVISAPGGDDVPTIVYNTNHETLTGEETVISGASCTTNCLAPMAKALHDNFGVVEGLMTTIHGYTGDQNTLDAPHPKGDFRRARAAAANIVPNSTGAAKAIGLVIPELNGKLDGSAQRVPVPTGSLTELVTVLDKQVTADEVNAVMAKAANESYGYTEDEIVSSDIVGITYGSLFDATQTRVMTVGDKQLVKTVSWYDNEMSYTAQLVRTLEYFANL; this is translated from the coding sequence ATGACAGTTAAAGTAGGTATTAATGGATTTGGACGTATCGGACGCTTAGCTTTCCGTCGTATCCAAGATGTAGAAGGAATCGAAGTGGTTGCAATCAACGACTTAACAGATGCTAAAATGTTAGCACACTTGTTAAAATATGATACAACTCAAGGACGTTTCAACGGTACTGTTGAAGTTCACGAAGGTTCTTTTGATGTTAACGGTAAAGAAGTGAAAGTTTTAGCTAACCGCAACCCTGAAGAATTACCATGGGGCGATCTAGGCGTAGATATCGTTCTAGAATGTACTGGTTTCTTTACATCAAAAACTGCTGCTGAAAAACACTTGGCTGCTGGCGCTAAACGTGTTGTTATCTCAGCTCCTGGTGGAGACGATGTACCAACAATCGTTTACAACACAAACCATGAAACTCTAACTGGAGAAGAAACAGTTATTTCTGGTGCTTCATGTACTACTAACTGCCTAGCTCCAATGGCTAAAGCTTTACACGACAACTTTGGTGTTGTTGAAGGCTTAATGACAACTATCCACGGTTACACTGGTGACCAAAATACATTGGATGCTCCACATCCTAAAGGCGATTTCCGTCGTGCACGTGCTGCAGCTGCGAACATCGTTCCTAACTCAACTGGCGCTGCTAAAGCTATCGGCTTAGTAATTCCAGAATTAAACGGTAAATTAGACGGTTCTGCACAACGTGTTCCAGTTCCAACTGGTTCATTAACTGAATTAGTAACAGTTCTTGACAAACAAGTAACTGCTGATGAAGTAAATGCAGTAATGGCTAAAGCAGCTAACGAATCTTATGGTTACACTGAAGACGAAATCGTATCTTCTGATATCGTGGGTATTACTTACGGATCATTATTTGATGCTACTCAAACTCGTGTAATGACAGTTGGCGACAAACAATTAGTTAAAACTGTTTCATGGTATGACAATGAAATGTCATACACTGCACAATTAGTACGTACTTTAGAATACTTCGCTAATTTATAA
- the rnr gene encoding ribonuclease R: protein MKETIKTKVLLFMEQSRKQSFSMEELAENLGLQKSEDFKALVQTIAMMEREKRIVFNKKGKIKLPQQQIVIEGTFRANSRGFGFVTIDPEEDDIFIPKEATGYAMDGDVVAIDIVKPADPFSERGAEGKVVEVRQRQAHQIVGEFTAFPDEEVAETDLYGVVKPKDKKLEELKVYVAAEGVRPVDGSIVVVEITHYPEKGYATSLEGMVKQVVGHKNDPGMDILSIVIANGIPTKFPDEVLAEADAVPDTIDPTAFPERRDLRDQMIVTIDGEDAKDLDDAVTVRKLANGNYFLGVHIADVSYYVTEDSQLDKEAFERGTSVYLTDRVIPMLPQRLSNGICSLNPKVPRLAMSCEMEIDQQGQVVSHEIFQSIIQTTERMTYTAVNQILEEQDAQVMARYQELVPMFQEMGDLHHILEAMRTRRGAVSFEDNEAKVLVDGEGHPLDIILRSRGIGERLIESFMLAANETIARHFNDRKLPFIYRIHEDPKEEKLRRFFDFASALGIIVKQTKGSITPKDLQQIVEDTAERPEAMVINTMLLRSMQQAKYSENNYGHYGLAAEDYTHFTSPIRRYPDLIVHRLIRSYAQDISEETQAIWAEKLPDIAVHSSQMERRAVDAEREVDALKKAEFMADHIDEEFEGIISSVVKFGIFVELPNTIEGLIHINELKQDYFHYLESHLALVGERTGMTFKIGQKVRIRVVKADPETREIDFELVAAEETESLQREQNRHQRRRKPKEETVNKPKERKPKQKQGKGPKGKPKKGKKAPFYKGVTKKKGK from the coding sequence ATGAAAGAAACCATAAAAACAAAAGTTTTGCTCTTTATGGAACAAAGTCGTAAACAGAGTTTTTCAATGGAAGAACTTGCTGAAAATCTTGGATTACAAAAAAGTGAAGATTTTAAAGCATTAGTACAAACGATTGCGATGATGGAGAGAGAAAAACGAATTGTTTTCAATAAAAAAGGGAAGATTAAGCTTCCCCAACAACAAATCGTGATAGAAGGAACTTTTCGTGCAAATAGCCGAGGGTTTGGCTTTGTGACGATTGACCCAGAAGAAGATGATATTTTTATCCCGAAAGAAGCAACTGGTTATGCGATGGATGGCGATGTGGTCGCGATTGATATTGTTAAACCAGCAGATCCGTTTAGTGAACGTGGTGCAGAAGGTAAAGTTGTCGAAGTTCGCCAACGTCAAGCCCATCAAATCGTAGGAGAGTTTACAGCTTTTCCAGATGAAGAAGTTGCTGAAACGGATTTATACGGTGTGGTAAAACCCAAAGATAAAAAATTAGAAGAATTAAAAGTTTATGTCGCAGCAGAAGGAGTACGTCCGGTTGATGGCAGTATTGTGGTGGTTGAAATTACCCATTATCCTGAAAAAGGCTATGCCACAAGTTTAGAAGGCATGGTGAAACAAGTGGTCGGTCATAAAAATGATCCAGGAATGGATATTTTATCTATCGTGATTGCAAATGGCATTCCGACAAAATTTCCAGATGAAGTATTGGCAGAAGCCGATGCTGTGCCAGATACTATTGATCCGACTGCCTTTCCAGAACGCCGTGATTTACGTGACCAAATGATTGTCACGATTGATGGTGAAGATGCCAAAGACTTAGATGATGCCGTAACTGTGCGTAAATTAGCTAATGGCAATTATTTTTTAGGCGTGCATATTGCAGATGTTTCGTATTATGTGACAGAAGATAGTCAATTAGATAAAGAAGCCTTTGAACGTGGGACGAGTGTGTATTTAACGGACCGCGTGATTCCAATGTTACCACAACGTTTATCTAATGGTATTTGCTCATTAAATCCAAAAGTTCCTCGCTTAGCAATGAGTTGTGAAATGGAAATTGACCAACAAGGACAGGTGGTCTCACACGAAATTTTCCAAAGTATCATCCAAACAACGGAACGCATGACATATACTGCGGTAAATCAAATTTTAGAAGAACAAGATGCGCAAGTAATGGCACGTTATCAAGAACTAGTACCGATGTTTCAAGAGATGGGCGACTTACACCATATTTTAGAAGCAATGCGTACGCGTCGTGGTGCAGTATCGTTTGAAGACAATGAAGCAAAAGTGTTAGTTGATGGCGAAGGTCATCCATTAGATATTATTTTACGGAGCCGAGGCATTGGGGAGCGTTTGATTGAATCCTTCATGTTAGCAGCGAACGAAACGATTGCCCGACATTTCAATGACCGCAAATTACCATTTATTTATCGTATTCATGAAGATCCGAAAGAAGAGAAGCTTCGTCGATTTTTTGATTTTGCTTCTGCATTAGGAATTATCGTGAAACAAACCAAAGGATCGATTACACCAAAAGATTTACAACAAATCGTTGAGGATACGGCAGAACGTCCAGAAGCAATGGTCATCAATACGATGTTGCTAAGAAGTATGCAACAAGCCAAATACTCTGAAAATAACTATGGACATTACGGATTAGCAGCTGAAGATTACACACATTTTACGTCGCCTATTCGTCGTTATCCTGACTTGATTGTGCATCGTTTAATTCGTTCCTATGCCCAAGATATTTCAGAAGAAACTCAAGCAATTTGGGCTGAGAAACTGCCAGATATTGCTGTTCATAGTTCACAAATGGAACGTCGTGCAGTCGATGCCGAACGTGAAGTCGATGCGTTGAAGAAAGCTGAATTTATGGCAGATCACATTGATGAAGAATTTGAAGGAATTATTAGTTCTGTTGTGAAATTTGGCATTTTTGTTGAGTTGCCCAATACAATTGAAGGGCTCATTCACATTAATGAGTTGAAACAAGACTATTTCCATTATTTAGAATCACACTTAGCTTTAGTAGGTGAACGTACAGGTATGACATTTAAGATTGGTCAAAAAGTCCGCATTCGGGTTGTGAAGGCTGATCCTGAAACCAGAGAAATCGATTTTGAATTAGTAGCAGCCGAAGAAACGGAAAGCTTGCAACGAGAGCAAAATCGTCACCAACGTCGCCGTAAACCAAAAGAAGAAACTGTAAATAAGCCAAAAGAACGTAAACCCAAGCAAAAGCAAGGGAAAGGACCAAAAGGAAAGCCTAAAAAGGGGAAAAAAGCGCCTTTTTATAAAGGTGTGACTAAAAAGAAAGGCAAATAA
- a CDS encoding alpha/beta hydrolase, with amino-acid sequence MSLPKELFAEHGKRAVLLLHAYSGSPNDVRMLCRYLENANYTVYSPMFAGHGTLNPKDILAEEVTTWFENTQAAIQFLKEKGYQEIAVLGLSMGGIMAMGSLTLADEAIVGGGVFCSPIFKAENHVPENFVLYAEKVLSYSDFTKAEQQAMLSEIARDAQKQLTAIEAFAQTVSQQLTKIQKPVFLAQAGKDRMIDPLTVFETAKGLPHTKVTLQWYPESGHVVTVDKERKEFEKDVLAFIESLSWNEE; translated from the coding sequence ATGAGTTTACCAAAAGAACTATTTGCAGAGCATGGAAAAAGAGCGGTGTTGTTACTACATGCCTATTCAGGCAGTCCAAATGATGTACGCATGCTTTGTAGATATTTAGAAAATGCGAATTATACTGTGTACTCACCTATGTTTGCTGGTCACGGTACATTGAATCCCAAAGATATTTTAGCAGAGGAAGTTACCACATGGTTTGAAAATACCCAAGCGGCCATTCAGTTTTTAAAAGAGAAAGGCTATCAAGAAATTGCTGTATTAGGTTTGTCAATGGGTGGGATTATGGCGATGGGGTCGTTGACTTTGGCTGATGAAGCGATTGTAGGTGGCGGTGTTTTTTGTTCGCCTATTTTTAAAGCAGAAAATCATGTGCCAGAGAATTTTGTTCTTTATGCAGAAAAAGTCTTGAGTTATTCTGACTTCACCAAAGCAGAACAACAAGCGATGTTATCTGAAATTGCTCGTGATGCACAGAAACAGTTAACAGCGATTGAAGCATTTGCACAAACTGTCAGCCAACAGCTAACGAAGATTCAAAAACCAGTCTTTTTGGCGCAGGCAGGAAAAGACAGAATGATTGATCCGTTGACTGTGTTTGAAACAGCAAAAGGATTACCCCATACGAAAGTGACATTGCAATGGTACCCTGAAAGTGGACATGTCGTCACTGTTGATAAAGAAAGAAAAGAATTTGAAAAAGACGTATTAGCTTTTATTGAAAGCTTGTCTTGGAATGAGGAATAA
- a CDS encoding choloylglycine hydrolase family protein, which translates to MCTSFTLQAENQENFLARTMDFAFQLNGVPIVIPKGYTWQTQLGVSESTRFGIIGTGRCTEECILVDGMNESGLSIAELYFSNEAKYSEALEKDKINLAPHEFILWILGNVASVDELKTKIEQIHLIHAEISLLSTVVPLHYIVTDRTGACVVIETNRGLIEVKDNPLGVMTNSPELEWHLKNLSNYLSLTPTNYPSRNFLGYQVKLNGLGSGTAALPGGLSSPERFVRAVYLKEFIEKGATRKETLNAIFHLLNNFTIPKGVMLEETHEPEYTQYRVAFSLTDLEYFFSPYETQEIFSIKLKDVLTNLEKPKIFEINKSFTVTQL; encoded by the coding sequence ATGTGTACCAGTTTTACGTTGCAGGCAGAAAACCAAGAGAATTTTTTAGCTCGAACAATGGATTTTGCATTTCAACTAAATGGTGTTCCCATTGTGATTCCTAAAGGATATACATGGCAAACGCAATTAGGCGTTAGTGAAAGCACTCGTTTTGGGATAATCGGTACTGGCAGATGTACAGAAGAATGTATCTTAGTTGATGGCATGAATGAAAGCGGTTTATCGATAGCGGAATTGTATTTTTCGAATGAAGCAAAATATAGTGAAGCACTTGAGAAAGACAAAATTAATTTGGCACCACACGAATTTATTTTATGGATATTAGGTAATGTTGCTAGTGTCGATGAGTTGAAAACTAAAATTGAACAAATTCATCTCATTCATGCAGAAATTTCGTTATTATCTACAGTTGTTCCTTTGCATTACATTGTAACTGATAGAACGGGCGCATGCGTCGTGATAGAAACCAATAGAGGTTTGATTGAAGTGAAAGACAATCCTTTAGGTGTCATGACAAACAGTCCCGAACTCGAATGGCATTTAAAAAATTTGAGCAATTATTTGTCGTTAACACCTACGAACTATCCGTCAAGGAATTTTCTAGGTTATCAAGTAAAACTTAATGGACTCGGTTCAGGTACAGCAGCTCTACCAGGAGGGCTATCATCACCTGAACGGTTTGTTCGAGCGGTCTATCTCAAAGAATTTATAGAAAAAGGTGCAACGAGAAAGGAAACTTTAAATGCTATTTTTCATCTTTTAAACAATTTTACTATTCCGAAAGGTGTCATGTTGGAAGAAACGCATGAGCCAGAATATACACAATATCGAGTTGCTTTTAGTTTAACTGATTTAGAATATTTTTTTAGTCCGTATGAAACACAAGAAATTTTCTCCATAAAATTAAAAGATGTTTTAACAAATTTAGAAAAACCAAAAATATTTGAGATAAATAAATCTTTTACAGTTACTCAATTATAG
- a CDS encoding sugar-binding transcriptional regulator, giving the protein MLDEIKLIEAIAPDILTVLQERYRILQNVYWMQPIGRRTLAESLDLTERVLRTETDVLKRLKLIESSKSGMMLTPKGEDIYNQLGSMMDQLFEMHQIEKRLASYFGIARCLITGGDSDQQIKVISEFGHLLYEALDDNLPNGKNIIAVMGGTTMAQVASELSSLETEQRENLFVPARGGIGEAVSVQANSVSAEMAIQTNGKYRALYVPEQLSIATYNSLMQEPSILEVLNLISEANCVIHSIGKALHMAARRKMTEEEIFMLKRKNAVAESFGYFFDEEGQVVYKIPRIGLQLKDIQNIPYVFAIAGGRSKAKAIRAYMKNAPKQTWLITDEAAANEILRGATL; this is encoded by the coding sequence ATGCTTGATGAAATAAAATTGATTGAAGCTATTGCTCCAGATATTTTGACGGTTCTTCAAGAAAGATACCGAATTTTGCAAAATGTTTACTGGATGCAACCCATCGGTCGACGGACGTTGGCTGAAAGTTTAGATTTAACAGAACGCGTGTTGCGAACAGAAACGGATGTACTGAAACGTCTGAAATTGATTGAATCTTCAAAAAGCGGCATGATGTTAACACCAAAAGGCGAAGATATTTATAATCAATTAGGAAGTATGATGGACCAATTATTTGAAATGCACCAGATTGAAAAGCGATTAGCGAGTTATTTTGGGATTGCACGTTGTTTGATTACAGGTGGCGATAGCGATCAACAAATAAAAGTAATTAGCGAATTTGGTCACCTTCTTTATGAAGCGTTGGACGATAATCTGCCAAATGGGAAAAACATCATTGCTGTGATGGGTGGTACCACGATGGCGCAAGTTGCCAGTGAACTTTCTAGTTTAGAAACAGAGCAACGAGAAAATTTATTCGTACCCGCAAGAGGAGGCATTGGAGAAGCAGTTAGTGTACAAGCAAATTCTGTTAGTGCAGAAATGGCAATCCAAACCAATGGTAAGTATCGCGCATTATATGTGCCGGAACAATTAAGTATTGCGACATATAATTCACTGATGCAAGAACCTTCTATCTTAGAAGTTCTAAATTTAATAAGCGAAGCGAACTGTGTGATTCACAGTATCGGAAAAGCTTTGCACATGGCTGCTCGACGAAAAATGACGGAAGAAGAGATTTTTATGCTGAAACGCAAAAATGCGGTTGCTGAATCTTTCGGATACTTTTTTGATGAAGAAGGGCAAGTCGTTTACAAAATCCCTCGAATAGGTTTACAATTAAAAGACATACAGAATATCCCTTACGTATTCGCCATTGCCGGTGGGAGAAGTAAAGCAAAAGCTATACGCGCTTATATGAAAAATGCACCAAAACAAACGTGGCTCATCACAGATGAAGCTGCCGCAAATGAGATTTTAAGAGGGGCGACCCTTTAA
- a CDS encoding GNAT family N-acetyltransferase translates to MLTLTAMTTEVFQHYLKNAITDYASDKVKNGTWSKNNAHELAVQSYNHFLPNGIDTPNHYLYSIYLKETLIGHTWIFFDSTEKMIFIYDIHIFEKYQNQGYGTLVMTMLEEQAQQLGAKKLSLHVFGYNQRALHVYQKVGYHSTDYNLSKEL, encoded by the coding sequence ATGTTAACATTGACAGCAATGACAACGGAAGTATTTCAGCATTATTTAAAAAATGCCATCACAGATTATGCATCTGACAAAGTTAAAAATGGGACATGGTCTAAAAACAACGCTCATGAACTAGCCGTTCAATCGTACAATCACTTCTTACCTAACGGAATCGATACACCTAATCATTACTTGTATTCCATTTATTTAAAAGAAACGTTGATTGGCCATACCTGGATTTTCTTTGATTCAACAGAAAAAATGATTTTTATCTATGATATTCATATTTTTGAAAAGTATCAAAATCAAGGATATGGTACATTAGTGATGACCATGCTTGAAGAACAGGCACAACAATTAGGGGCCAAAAAACTTTCTTTACATGTCTTTGGCTATAATCAACGTGCGCTACATGTGTATCAAAAAGTTGGTTATCATAGTACTGATTACAACTTATCAAAAGAACTCTAG
- the secG gene encoding preprotein translocase subunit SecG produces MYNFILGVVIVLSFILIIAIMMQPSKQNSAASAFTGGADQLFGKQKARGFEAVMQRATAILGAVWMILLFVLVLLSSTR; encoded by the coding sequence GTGTATAATTTTATTTTAGGAGTAGTCATTGTACTTTCATTCATTTTAATTATTGCAATCATGATGCAGCCGAGCAAACAAAATAGTGCGGCAAGTGCATTTACTGGTGGCGCGGATCAACTTTTTGGTAAACAAAAAGCACGCGGTTTTGAAGCCGTGATGCAACGAGCAACAGCAATTTTAGGTGCTGTTTGGATGATACTATTATTTGTATTAGTTTTACTATCTTCGACAAGATAA
- the eno gene encoding surface-displayed alpha-enolase gives MSIITDVYAREVLDSRGNPTIEVEVYTESGAFGRGMVPSGASTGEHEAVELRDGDKDRYLGKGVSKAVDNVNNVIAEAIIGYDVRDQMAIDKAMIELDGTPNKGKLGANAILGVSIAVARAAADYLEVPLYHYLGGFNTKVLPTPMMNIINGGSHSDAPIAFQEFMILPVGAPTFKEALRWGAEVFHALAKILHSRGLETAVGDEGGFAPKFEGTEDGVETILEAIKAAGLEPGKDVFLGFDCASSEFYEDGVYNYAKFEGEGGAKRTAAEQVDYLEELVNKYPIITIEDGMDENDWDGWKLLTERLGDKVQLVGDDLFVTNTEILAKGIAQGIGNSILIKVNQIGTLTETFEAIEMAKEAGYTAVVSHRSGETEDSTIADIAVATNAGQIKTGSLSRTDRIAKYNQLLRIEDQLGDVAQYKGLQAFYNLKNK, from the coding sequence ATGTCAATTATTACTGATGTTTACGCTCGCGAAGTCTTAGACTCACGTGGTAACCCAACAATCGAAGTAGAAGTTTATACTGAATCAGGTGCGTTTGGACGCGGTATGGTTCCTTCAGGAGCTTCAACTGGTGAACACGAAGCGGTTGAATTACGTGATGGCGACAAAGACCGTTATTTAGGTAAAGGGGTATCTAAAGCTGTGGATAACGTAAATAACGTTATTGCTGAAGCAATCATCGGTTACGATGTTCGCGATCAAATGGCTATCGATAAAGCTATGATCGAATTAGATGGAACTCCTAACAAAGGTAAATTAGGTGCGAACGCTATTCTGGGTGTTTCTATTGCTGTAGCTCGCGCTGCTGCTGACTACCTAGAAGTGCCTTTATACCACTACTTAGGCGGATTTAACACAAAAGTTTTACCAACTCCAATGATGAACATCATCAATGGTGGATCTCACTCAGATGCTCCGATTGCATTCCAAGAGTTCATGATCTTACCAGTTGGTGCACCAACATTCAAAGAAGCTTTACGTTGGGGTGCAGAAGTATTCCACGCATTAGCTAAAATCTTACATTCTCGTGGCCTAGAAACAGCTGTAGGTGACGAAGGTGGTTTTGCTCCTAAATTTGAAGGCACTGAAGACGGTGTTGAAACAATCTTAGAAGCAATTAAAGCTGCTGGTTTAGAACCAGGTAAAGATGTATTCTTAGGTTTTGACTGTGCATCTTCTGAATTCTACGAAGATGGCGTATACAACTATGCTAAATTCGAAGGTGAAGGCGGAGCGAAACGTACTGCTGCTGAACAAGTAGACTACCTAGAAGAATTAGTTAACAAATACCCAATCATCACTATCGAAGACGGTATGGATGAAAATGACTGGGATGGATGGAAACTATTAACTGAACGCTTAGGCGATAAAGTTCAATTAGTTGGTGACGATTTATTCGTAACAAACACTGAAATCTTAGCTAAAGGTATCGCTCAAGGTATTGGTAACTCAATCCTAATCAAAGTTAACCAAATTGGTACTTTAACTGAAACTTTTGAAGCTATCGAAATGGCTAAAGAAGCTGGTTACACTGCAGTTGTATCTCACCGTTCTGGTGAAACAGAAGATTCAACAATCGCTGATATCGCTGTTGCAACTAATGCTGGCCAAATCAAAACTGGTTCTCTATCACGTACTGACCGTATTGCGAAATACAACCAATTATTACGTATCGAAGACCAATTAGGTGACGTAGCTCAATACAAAGGACTACAAGCTTTCTACAACTTAAAAAATAAATAA
- a CDS encoding methyltransferase domain-containing protein, with protein MTQNVFDQIANKYDSPKQQALANVIRQAIEKEWGDQSDKRVLDFGCGTGLISLPLAHQVKELLLVDVSTEMVKVTQ; from the coding sequence ATGACACAAAATGTTTTTGATCAAATAGCAAACAAATACGATTCACCCAAACAGCAAGCCTTAGCAAACGTGATTCGCCAAGCAATTGAGAAAGAGTGGGGCGACCAATCAGATAAACGAGTGCTTGATTTTGGTTGTGGGACAGGGTTAATCAGTTTGCCGTTAGCTCATCAAGTCAAGGAACTGCTGTTGGTGGATGTATCGACTGAAATGGTAAAAGTGACACAATAA
- the tpiA gene encoding triose-phosphate isomerase, whose translation MRKPIIAGNWKMNLTASEAKAFAEAVKNNIPGNDKVDSVIGSPALFLETLVDAAKGTDLKIAAQNCYWENSGAFTGETSPAALADLGVDYVIIGHSERREYFHETDEEINKKAKAIFANGMTPILCCGESLETYEAEKTAEWIEGQITAGLADLTDEQVSNLVIAYEPIWAIGTGKSADATIADDICGVVRQTVEKLYGGEVAAKVRIQYGGSVKPENIAEYMAKENVDGALVGGASLQTDSFLALLDAVK comes from the coding sequence ATGCGTAAACCGATTATCGCAGGTAACTGGAAAATGAACTTAACAGCGTCAGAAGCAAAAGCTTTTGCAGAAGCTGTAAAAAACAATATCCCTGGCAACGACAAAGTAGATTCAGTGATTGGTTCTCCAGCACTATTTTTAGAAACATTAGTAGATGCTGCTAAAGGAACTGATTTAAAAATCGCTGCGCAAAACTGTTACTGGGAAAATTCAGGAGCATTCACAGGTGAAACTTCACCAGCTGCATTAGCAGATTTAGGTGTAGACTATGTTATCATTGGTCACTCAGAACGCCGCGAATACTTCCATGAAACAGACGAAGAAATCAACAAAAAAGCAAAAGCTATTTTTGCAAATGGTATGACACCAATTTTATGTTGTGGTGAATCTTTAGAAACATATGAAGCAGAAAAAACTGCTGAATGGATCGAAGGACAAATCACTGCTGGTTTAGCTGATTTAACAGATGAACAAGTAAGCAACTTAGTTATTGCTTATGAACCAATCTGGGCAATCGGTACTGGTAAATCTGCTGATGCAACAATCGCAGATGATATTTGTGGCGTTGTACGTCAAACAGTTGAAAAACTTTATGGTGGCGAAGTAGCTGCAAAAGTTCGTATTCAATATGGTGGTTCTGTTAAACCAGAAAACATCGCTGAATACATGGCAAAAGAAAACGTTGATGGTGCTTTAGTAGGTGGCGCAAGCTTACAAACTGATTCATTCTTAGCTTTATTAGATGCTGTGAAATAA